In a genomic window of Candidatus Nanopelagicales bacterium:
- the miaB gene encoding tRNA (N6-isopentenyl adenosine(37)-C2)-methylthiotransferase MiaB, with the protein MKPAPTASRARTFEVRTIGCQMNAHDSERIAGVLHTAGFRQASPGDQADVIVINTCAVRENADNRLYGNLGILAARKRENPNLLVAVAGCLAQKDRERILERASCVDVVIGTHNVDALPVLLERASGSGEAQIEIIESLRAFPSDLPARRASAHSAWVSISVGCNNTCTYCIVPKLRGRQRDRRQEQIVAEVRALAESGAREISLLGQNVNAYGVQFGQRGAFAELLRTVGAVPGIRRVRFTSPHPRDFTADVIAAMAETPTVMPHLHIPLQSGSDDVLRRMRRSYRADKFLRTIADVRASIPDAAFTTDIIVGFPGETDDDFDQTMAVVEQSRFAGAFTFKYSPRPGTPAAEYEDQVPADVVSSRYHRLERLVAGIAMEENARFTGRTVEVMISDSSGRKDGSTSRVSGRARDNRLVHAARPEGVTLAPGDVAIATVTATSPHYLVADKDVAVTDPFPQTTVCGDPSSVTEIGMPTVR; encoded by the coding sequence GTGAAGCCGGCACCGACGGCATCGCGGGCGCGCACGTTCGAAGTGCGCACGATCGGATGCCAGATGAACGCGCACGACTCTGAGCGGATCGCGGGAGTCCTTCACACCGCCGGATTCCGGCAGGCATCGCCCGGAGACCAAGCGGACGTCATCGTGATCAACACCTGCGCGGTCCGCGAGAATGCCGATAACCGCCTCTACGGGAACCTGGGCATACTGGCGGCGCGCAAGAGGGAGAACCCCAACCTTCTCGTGGCCGTGGCGGGTTGTCTGGCTCAGAAAGACCGGGAGCGCATCCTCGAAAGAGCCTCGTGTGTCGACGTCGTGATCGGCACGCACAACGTGGACGCGCTGCCCGTACTGCTTGAACGCGCCAGCGGTTCCGGCGAAGCTCAGATCGAAATCATCGAGTCGCTGCGGGCCTTCCCGTCAGACCTTCCAGCTAGGCGGGCATCGGCGCATTCAGCGTGGGTGTCGATCAGCGTGGGCTGCAACAACACCTGCACCTACTGCATCGTGCCGAAGCTGCGAGGCCGCCAGCGGGATCGTCGGCAGGAGCAGATCGTGGCGGAGGTGCGCGCCCTGGCGGAATCGGGAGCGCGGGAGATATCCCTGCTGGGGCAGAACGTGAACGCCTACGGTGTCCAGTTCGGTCAGCGCGGAGCCTTCGCGGAGCTACTGCGCACAGTCGGGGCTGTTCCTGGCATTCGCCGCGTGCGCTTCACGAGCCCGCACCCGAGGGACTTCACCGCTGACGTGATCGCCGCGATGGCGGAAACACCGACCGTCATGCCGCATCTGCACATTCCACTGCAAAGCGGCTCGGATGACGTGCTGCGACGGATGCGCCGCTCGTACAGGGCTGACAAGTTCTTGCGGACTATCGCGGACGTTCGCGCCAGCATCCCGGACGCGGCGTTCACCACGGACATCATCGTTGGGTTTCCGGGCGAAACAGACGACGATTTCGACCAGACGATGGCGGTTGTCGAACAGTCGCGGTTCGCCGGGGCGTTCACGTTCAAGTACTCGCCCAGGCCCGGCACGCCAGCTGCCGAATACGAGGATCAAGTGCCTGCCGATGTCGTGTCGAGTCGCTATCACCGCTTGGAGCGACTGGTCGCGGGAATCGCGATGGAAGAGAACGCCAGGTTCACCGGGCGCACGGTGGAGGTAATGATCTCCGACTCATCCGGGCGCAAGGACGGTTCCACGAGCAGAGTCAGCGGGCGAGCTCGGGACAACCGGCTCGTACACGCGGCAAGGCCGGAGGGGGTGACGTTGGCGCCCGGGGATGTGGCGATCGCGACTGTCACTGCGACCTCCCCT
- a CDS encoding acetate kinase: protein MTQVLVINAGSSSLKYAVVDSGSGARMVAGIVERIGEATSTISHEPACGAAGEQTQTPVPDHDAAFAEVRRRLDVVGVHHPGVVGHRVVHGGDSFTRPTLIDRDVIAAIQDCVPLAPLHNPAGLSGIGAAMRTFPGVPQVAVFDTAFHTTIPADARTYAIDREVAGKHRLHRYGFHGTSHQYVSQRAAEFLQIPLDRMRAVTMHLGNGASACAVAGGRSVETSMGVTPLEGLVMGTRSGDIDPSIPVILGRECWSADDIDSMLNHKSGLLGLCGVNDMREVHRRAESGDKDADLARRVSAHRIRKYLGAYVFTLGGVDAIVFTAGIGEHDPWIRATVCAGLKSQGIELDPVANEGGSGIRDISAKRAPVRALVVPTDEEHAIAEQSAEVLAMS, encoded by the coding sequence GTGACTCAGGTGCTGGTGATCAACGCCGGCTCGTCATCGCTGAAGTACGCGGTGGTCGATTCCGGTAGCGGGGCCAGAATGGTGGCCGGCATAGTCGAGCGAATAGGTGAGGCGACGTCAACGATCTCGCATGAGCCCGCCTGCGGTGCCGCCGGGGAGCAGACGCAGACGCCGGTTCCGGATCACGATGCGGCGTTCGCTGAGGTCCGGCGCCGGTTGGACGTGGTTGGAGTTCACCACCCAGGCGTTGTCGGCCATCGGGTTGTTCATGGCGGCGATTCGTTCACGCGCCCGACCCTCATCGATCGCGACGTCATCGCCGCGATCCAGGACTGCGTCCCCTTGGCGCCGCTTCATAACCCGGCTGGCCTGAGTGGGATCGGTGCGGCGATGCGGACGTTTCCAGGCGTGCCGCAGGTCGCTGTCTTCGACACGGCCTTCCACACGACGATTCCCGCCGACGCGCGAACCTACGCGATCGACCGCGAAGTCGCTGGTAAGCACCGCCTCCATCGCTACGGATTCCACGGCACTTCCCACCAGTACGTCAGCCAACGCGCGGCGGAGTTCCTCCAGATTCCGCTCGACCGGATGCGCGCCGTGACGATGCATCTGGGCAACGGGGCGAGTGCTTGCGCCGTTGCTGGTGGCCGCAGCGTTGAAACGTCGATGGGCGTCACGCCTCTGGAGGGCCTGGTCATGGGCACCCGCAGTGGTGATATCGATCCGTCGATTCCAGTCATCCTGGGGCGCGAATGCTGGTCTGCGGACGACATCGACTCGATGCTGAATCACAAGTCGGGGCTGCTGGGATTGTGCGGAGTCAACGACATGCGCGAAGTGCACCGGCGAGCGGAATCCGGCGACAAGGATGCCGATCTCGCTAGGCGCGTCTCCGCTCACCGGATCCGCAAGTACCTGGGCGCCTACGTTTTCACGCTGGGTGGCGTTGACGCGATCGTCTTCACCGCTGGCATTGGAGAACACGACCCCTGGATCAGGGCGACCGTGTGCGCTGGACTCAAGTCCCAGGGGATTGAACTGGATCCGGTGGCCAACGAGGGTGGCTCCGGGATCCGCGACATCAGCGCGAAGCGAGCCCCGGTCCGGGCGCTAGTGGTGCCGACTGACGAGGAGCACGCCATCGCGGAACAATCAGCGGAGGTCCTCGCCATGAGCTGA
- the pta gene encoding phosphate acetyltransferase — MTPAVYITSVEPESGKSIVSLGCMEEAAARTGQLGYFRPVIKGGDELDPVIELMRSRYHLAQTYDQSFGATTDDVALLGESAPRALLDRVLSAYDSLTEFCDAVVIEGTDFAGASAAFEFALNAQMASELGAPALVVVNARRHPVGQVHGVLDAARKSFDEHKVPVFGFIVSRVIPEQMSALVDAGSDVGGVPIWLLPDEPSLALPTVADVAGAMDAKVLAGSGAGLARTISTFAVGAMSLAHVMERLHPEALVIVPGDRSDIILLALVGRFSSGIPPVSGLLLTGGYEPDPALLRFARGLRGESVPVLLTAAQTYETVERLSHLQGSLTSGDRNRVELAVRLFEDNMPVEQLVDRLSATRSDAVTPVMFARRLLSRARADKRRIVLPEGSDPRVLAAADRLLRMDAVDVTVLGDPDGIADKCVRAGLDLSSAAVINPWTSELRDGFAAEILRKRKAKGMTEESAHDLSGDPTWFGTMMVNAGLADGMVSGATHTTADTVRPALQIIRTAPGTSVVSSVFLMAMSDRVLVYGDCAVIPDPDERQLADIALSSARTARAFGIDPYVAMLSYSTGSSGSGEDVQKVAAATAIVRELEPDLPVEGPIQYDAAVDPGVAAAKLPGSAVAGHATVLVFPDLNTGNNTYKAVQRSSGAQAMGPILQGLRLPVNDLSRGATVEDIVNTVIITALQAQQIQQRSS, encoded by the coding sequence ATGACGCCTGCTGTGTACATCACGTCGGTCGAGCCCGAAAGCGGGAAGTCGATAGTGTCCCTCGGCTGCATGGAAGAGGCCGCCGCGAGGACGGGCCAGCTGGGCTACTTCCGGCCGGTGATCAAGGGCGGTGACGAACTTGACCCTGTCATTGAGTTGATGCGAAGCCGCTATCACTTGGCGCAAACCTATGACCAGTCATTCGGCGCAACGACTGATGACGTGGCCTTACTGGGCGAGAGCGCGCCACGTGCTCTCTTGGACAGGGTGTTGTCGGCTTACGACTCACTGACCGAGTTCTGTGACGCTGTGGTTATCGAGGGAACCGACTTCGCGGGCGCCTCGGCGGCGTTTGAGTTCGCCCTGAACGCGCAGATGGCATCCGAGCTGGGCGCGCCTGCGCTGGTCGTCGTGAACGCGCGCCGTCATCCGGTGGGACAGGTCCACGGTGTGCTTGACGCGGCCCGCAAGAGCTTCGACGAACATAAGGTCCCAGTCTTCGGTTTCATCGTTAGCCGGGTGATTCCAGAGCAGATGTCAGCGCTCGTTGACGCGGGCAGCGACGTGGGCGGCGTTCCGATCTGGCTGCTTCCCGATGAGCCGTCGCTAGCTCTGCCAACTGTCGCCGACGTTGCCGGCGCGATGGACGCGAAGGTCCTCGCGGGCAGTGGTGCCGGACTCGCGCGCACAATCTCCACGTTCGCGGTCGGTGCGATGTCATTGGCTCACGTCATGGAGCGGCTGCATCCAGAAGCATTGGTGATCGTTCCCGGCGACAGATCTGACATCATCCTCCTCGCGCTTGTTGGGCGGTTCAGCTCAGGCATTCCGCCGGTTTCCGGCTTGCTGCTCACAGGCGGGTACGAACCCGATCCCGCGCTCCTGCGGTTCGCGAGGGGACTTCGCGGTGAGTCGGTGCCCGTCCTGCTAACAGCGGCACAGACATACGAAACTGTTGAGCGCCTCTCGCACTTGCAGGGTTCACTGACCAGCGGTGATCGGAACCGGGTGGAGTTGGCGGTACGGCTGTTCGAGGACAACATGCCGGTTGAACAACTCGTGGACCGGCTGAGCGCGACGCGTTCGGACGCGGTGACGCCGGTCATGTTCGCGCGGAGGCTACTTTCCCGCGCTCGCGCCGACAAGCGAAGAATCGTCCTGCCTGAGGGATCGGACCCGCGTGTTCTCGCGGCTGCCGACAGGCTGCTGCGCATGGACGCTGTTGACGTGACTGTACTGGGGGACCCCGACGGTATCGCTGACAAGTGTGTGCGAGCGGGCTTGGACCTGTCGAGCGCCGCGGTGATCAACCCATGGACCAGCGAACTGCGCGACGGGTTCGCTGCGGAGATTCTGCGGAAGCGCAAGGCCAAGGGGATGACCGAGGAAAGCGCCCATGACCTGTCTGGGGATCCCACGTGGTTCGGCACGATGATGGTGAACGCCGGGTTGGCCGATGGCATGGTCAGCGGAGCCACGCACACCACGGCTGACACCGTCAGGCCAGCCCTTCAGATCATCAGAACCGCACCCGGAACTTCGGTCGTCTCCAGCGTGTTCCTGATGGCGATGTCGGACCGGGTTCTTGTTTATGGGGACTGCGCCGTGATTCCCGATCCGGATGAGCGGCAGCTCGCTGACATCGCGCTTTCATCGGCCAGGACCGCGCGGGCGTTCGGGATCGACCCATACGTGGCGATGTTGTCGTACTCCACAGGGTCGTCCGGAAGTGGTGAAGACGTGCAGAAGGTCGCGGCCGCGACCGCCATAGTCAGGGAGCTGGAACCGGACCTGCCCGTAGAGGGTCCGATCCAGTACGACGCCGCCGTTGATCCTGGAGTCGCCGCCGCTAAGTTGCCTGGATCGGCTGTGGCCGGACATGCGACCGTGCTGGTATTCCCCGATCTCAACACAGGCAACAACACCTACAAGGCTGTTCAACGATCCTCGGGGGCTCAGGCGATGGGCCCGATCCTGCAGGGGCTCCGGCTACCCGTCAACGACCTAAGCCGCGGCGCAACGGTCGAGGACATCGTCAACACTGTGATCATCACCGCGCTGCAAGCCCAACAGATCCAACAGAGGTCGTCGTGA